The following are encoded in a window of Arvicanthis niloticus isolate mArvNil1 chromosome 1, mArvNil1.pat.X, whole genome shotgun sequence genomic DNA:
- the LOC117724772 gene encoding uncharacterized protein LOC117724772 → MLETYRNLIAIGYNWEDHNIEEHCESDRRHGRHERSPAGKKPYEYTQWDKAFTYHSHLQNHERIQTQEKPSEGFQQSEALACHSSLQILQIDTGEKPYRCNQCDKAFSQPRYLQIHERSHTGEKPYKCNQCDKAFAYHCSLHLHKRTHTGEKPYECNHCCKAFSQSSYLQIHKIIHTGEKPYKCNQCDKAYSQPSHLLIHKRTHTGEKPYKCSQCGKSFVSHSHLQSHERIHTGEKPYKCNQCDKAFSQHSSLQMHKRTHTGEKPYKCNHCDKAFSQSSSLQIHTRTHTGEKPYECNQCGRAFARHSSLQTHERHHTGEKPYECNHCGEAFAHHSSLWRHKRNHLGEEPYEGI, encoded by the exons GATACAATTGGGAAGACCATAATATTGAAGAACATTGTGAAAGTGATAGAAGACATGGAAG gcatgaaagaagtcctGCTGGAAAAAAACCCTATGAATATACACAATGGGATAAAGCCTTCAcatatcacagtcatcttcaaAACCATGAAAGAATTCAAACTCAAGAGAAACCCTCTGAAGGCTTTCAACAGAGTGAAGCCCTTGCATGTCATAGTAGTCTCCAAATACTCCAAATAGATACCGGAGAGAAACCCTACagatgtaatcaatgtgataaagccttttcacaacccAGGTAtcttcaaatacatgaaagatcacatactggagagaagccctacaaatgtaatcaatgtgataaagcctttgcatatcacTGTAGTTTGCATttgcataaaagaacacatactggagagaaaccttatgaatgtaatcactgttgtaaagccttttcacaaagcagttatcttcaaatacataaaataatacatactggagagaaaccatacaaatgtaatcaatgtgataaagcctatTCTCAACCTAGTCATCTCctaatacataaaagaacacatactggagagaagccttataaATGTAGTCAGTGTGGAAAATCATTTGTATCTCACAGTCATCTTCAATctcatgaaagaattcataccggagagaaaccttacaagtgtaatcaatgtgataaggCCTTTTCACAACACTCTAGTctccaaatgcataaaagaacacatactggagagaaaccttacaaatgcaatcactgtgataaagccttttcacaaagcagtagtctccaaatacatacaagaacacatactggagagaaaccctatgaatgtaatcagtgtggtagaGCCTTTGCACGTCACAGTAGTCTTCAAACCCATGAAAGGcatcatactggagagaagccctatgaatgtaatcactgtggtgaAGCCTTTGCACATCACAGTAGTCTCTGGAGACATAAAAGGAATCATCTGGGGGAGGAACCCTATGAAGGTATTTAA